In Hermetia illucens chromosome 5, iHerIll2.2.curated.20191125, whole genome shotgun sequence, a single window of DNA contains:
- the LOC119657342 gene encoding cecropin-like peptide 1: MNFIKILFAFTILIVAFAGQSEASWFKKVFKPVEKVGQRVRDAGIQGLTIAQQGANVLATARGGPPH; encoded by the exons ATGAATTTCATTAAGATTTTATTTGCTTTCACCATTCTTATTGTTGCTTTCGCTGGACAAAGTGAGGCTAGTTGGTTCAAAAAAGTGTTCAAGCCAGTG gaaAAAGTCGGTCAGAGAGTTCGAGATGCTGGAATTCAAGGGCTAACCATAGCCCAGCAAGGAGCTAATGTTTTGGCTACGGCTCGAGGAGGACCACCGCATTAA
- the LOC119657650 gene encoding cecropin-like peptide 1, whose translation MNFTKLFVVFTILIVAFAGQSEAGWWKKVFKPVEKLGQRVRDAGIQGIAIAQQGANVLATVRGGPPQ comes from the exons ATGAATTTCACTAAACTTTTTGTTGTCTTCACCATTCTTATCGTTGCTTTTGCTGGCCAAAGTGAAGCTGGCTGGTGGAAGAAAGTCTTCAAGCCTGTG GAGAAACTTGGTCAGCGAGTTCGTGATGCTGGAATTCAAGGAATCGCAATTGCCCAACAAGGAGCCAATGTTTTGGCTACGGTTCGAGGTGGACCACCACAATAA